A window of the Bradyrhizobium ottawaense genome harbors these coding sequences:
- a CDS encoding ABCB family ABC transporter ATP-binding protein/permease, giving the protein MAHTDSHPRAHDAPSSASPADKATLIGTLVHLWPFIWPGDRADLKMRVVWSVVLLLIAKVATLAVPFTFKWAIDALSGAGSAPVQPSNWTLWLIASPLLMTLSYGGLRVLMAILTQWRDGIFARVAMHAVRKLAYITFVHMHELSLRFHLERKTGGLTRVLERGRSGIEVIVRMVILQLIPTVVEVVLLAGVLLWQFDWRYVAAVLLTVVVFMYFTYLATEWRIEIRRKMNDSDTEANTKAIDSLLNYETVKYFSAEQREATRYDHSMERFEKASVKTYTSLALLNTGQAVIFTAGLTATMLMCVSGIRNGTHTVGDFVMINAMMIQLYQPLNFMGMVYREIKQAIIDIEKMFEVLSRNPEVKDIKGAVPLIVSSGNVRFDDVRFSYDPERPILKGLSFEVPAGKTVAIVGPSGAGKSTISRLLFRLYDVSGGRILIDGQDIRDVTQGSLRASIGMVPQDTVLFNDTIRYNIRYGRWDASDAEVEEAAQLAQIDSFIKMSPKGYETQVGERGLKLSGGEKQRVAIARTVLKAPPILVLDEATSALDSHTEHEIQESLERVSRGRTSLVIAHRLSTIVGADEIIVLDQGRIAERGTHARLLASGGLYASMWNRQREAEEAREKLAQIDDDNGAPNRVPPHVDDQPGAPVQEPVKDPAKDPIATAAE; this is encoded by the coding sequence ATGGCCCATACCGATTCGCACCCGCGGGCCCATGACGCCCCGTCATCAGCCAGTCCCGCCGACAAGGCCACGCTGATCGGGACGCTGGTGCATTTGTGGCCGTTTATCTGGCCGGGCGATCGTGCCGATCTCAAAATGCGCGTGGTCTGGTCGGTGGTGCTGCTGCTGATCGCCAAAGTCGCGACCCTGGCGGTGCCGTTCACCTTCAAATGGGCGATCGACGCGCTCAGCGGTGCGGGCAGCGCACCCGTTCAGCCGTCGAACTGGACGCTGTGGCTGATCGCGTCGCCGCTCCTGATGACGCTCAGTTACGGCGGCCTGCGCGTGCTGATGGCGATTTTGACGCAATGGCGCGACGGCATCTTCGCGCGGGTCGCGATGCATGCGGTGCGCAAGCTCGCCTACATCACCTTCGTTCACATGCATGAATTGTCGCTGCGCTTCCATCTCGAGCGCAAGACCGGCGGCTTGACGCGGGTGCTGGAGCGCGGCCGCTCCGGCATCGAGGTGATCGTGCGGATGGTGATCCTGCAACTGATCCCGACCGTCGTCGAGGTCGTGCTGCTGGCGGGCGTGCTGCTGTGGCAGTTCGACTGGCGCTATGTCGCCGCCGTCCTGCTCACGGTCGTCGTCTTCATGTACTTCACCTATCTCGCGACCGAGTGGCGGATCGAGATCCGCCGCAAGATGAACGATTCCGACACAGAGGCGAACACCAAGGCGATCGACTCGCTCTTGAACTACGAGACGGTGAAATATTTCAGCGCCGAGCAGCGCGAAGCCACGCGCTACGACCACTCGATGGAGCGCTTCGAAAAGGCGAGCGTGAAGACCTATACGTCGCTGGCACTGCTCAATACCGGGCAGGCGGTGATCTTCACCGCCGGCCTTACCGCGACCATGCTGATGTGCGTGTCCGGCATCCGCAACGGCACCCATACGGTCGGCGATTTCGTCATGATCAACGCCATGATGATCCAGTTGTATCAGCCGCTGAATTTCATGGGCATGGTCTATCGCGAGATCAAGCAGGCCATCATCGACATCGAGAAGATGTTCGAGGTCCTGTCGCGCAATCCGGAGGTCAAGGATATCAAGGGGGCCGTGCCCCTGATCGTGAGTTCGGGCAATGTGCGTTTCGACGACGTGCGTTTTTCCTATGATCCCGAGCGGCCGATCCTGAAAGGTCTGAGCTTCGAGGTGCCGGCCGGCAAGACGGTCGCGATCGTCGGTCCCTCCGGCGCCGGCAAGTCGACGATCTCGCGGCTGCTGTTCCGTCTTTATGACGTCTCCGGCGGCAGAATCCTGATCGACGGCCAGGATATCCGTGATGTCACGCAGGGTTCCTTGCGGGCGTCGATCGGCATGGTGCCGCAGGATACCGTGCTGTTCAACGACACCATCCGCTACAACATCCGCTACGGCCGCTGGGACGCCAGCGATGCCGAAGTGGAGGAGGCCGCGCAACTGGCGCAGATCGACAGTTTCATCAAGATGTCGCCGAAGGGATATGAAACCCAGGTCGGCGAGCGCGGGCTGAAATTGTCGGGCGGCGAGAAGCAGCGGGTCGCGATCGCACGCACGGTGCTCAAGGCGCCGCCGATCCTGGTGCTCGATGAAGCGACCTCGGCGCTCGACAGCCACACCGAGCACGAGATCCAGGAATCGCTGGAGCGCGTCTCGCGCGGCCGCACCTCGCTGGTGATCGCGCACCGGCTCTCGACCATCGTCGGCGCCGATGAAATCATCGTGCTCGATCAGGGCCGCATCGCCGAACGCGGCACCCACGCCCGGCTTTTGGCTTCCGGCGGACTCTATGCCAGTATGTGGAACAGGCAGCGTGAGGCCGAGGAGGCGCGGGAGAAGCTCGCGCAGATCGACGACGACAACGGGGCGCCGAACCGCGTCCCGCCGCACGTCGATGATCAACCCGGCGCTCCCGTGCAAGAGCCTGTCAAAGACCCGGCGAAAGATCCGATAGCGACCGCTGCGGAATAA
- a CDS encoding phosphatidylserine decarboxylase yields the protein MMSIVNSIRAQIPPIHREGYPFIGGFALASLVLFWIWTPLGWIGTLLTVWCALFFRDPVRVTPVREGIVVAPADGRISMIAQVLPPAELGLGDRPLPRISIFMSVFNCHVNRSPVAGRIDRIAYRPGAFINAELDKASEDNERNSLVISTANGRIGVVQIAGLVARRIVSFVREGQSIGAGERFGLIRFGSRLDVYLPEGMKSLVSEGQTAIAGETILADFGSSEQGRTFRAD from the coding sequence ATCATGTCGATTGTGAATTCGATCCGCGCGCAGATCCCGCCGATTCATCGGGAGGGCTATCCCTTCATCGGCGGCTTTGCGCTGGCCAGCCTGGTCCTGTTCTGGATCTGGACCCCGCTGGGCTGGATCGGAACCCTCCTGACGGTCTGGTGCGCACTGTTCTTCCGCGATCCCGTTCGCGTGACGCCGGTGCGCGAAGGCATCGTGGTGGCGCCGGCCGACGGTCGCATCTCGATGATCGCGCAGGTGCTGCCGCCGGCCGAACTCGGTCTCGGCGACCGGCCGCTGCCGCGGATCTCGATCTTCATGAGCGTGTTCAACTGCCATGTGAACCGCAGCCCCGTTGCCGGCCGGATCGACCGCATCGCCTACCGTCCGGGCGCGTTCATCAATGCCGAACTCGACAAGGCCAGCGAAGACAATGAGCGCAACTCGCTGGTGATCTCCACCGCCAACGGGCGGATCGGCGTGGTCCAGATCGCCGGCCTGGTGGCGCGGCGGATCGTCTCATTCGTGCGCGAAGGGCAGTCGATCGGTGCCGGCGAACGGTTCGGCCTGATCCGGTTCGGATCGCGTCTCGACGTCTATCTGCCGGAAGGCATGAAATCGCTGGTTTCCGAGGGCCAGACCGCGATTGCGGGTGAGACCATTCTGGCCGATTTCGGCTCCAGCGAGCAGGGGCGGACTTTCCGCGCCGATTAA
- a CDS encoding Bug family tripartite tricarboxylate transporter substrate binding protein, whose product MRGFWAAVLLILVGVPAAEAQTWPSRPITLVVPFPPGGSTDAAARIMAERMRAPLGQSVVIENVGGAGGSIGVGRVARAAPDGYTFDIGQWDTHVGSIIYKLDYDLEKDFEPIALISNNPQLMVAKNDLPANTLGELVTWMKANPGKINFVNQNAAANVSGVLFENLTKQKVQFIPYRGAGPAMTDLMSGTVDLLVVQGAVALPQIRAGKIKALANLSPQRSASMPDIPTADETGVAGLYMSGWFGFWAPKGTPKEIIARLNAATTEALADSAIQKRFTELGLDVAPRAQQTPEGLAAFQKTEIEKWWPIIKEAGIGAQAQ is encoded by the coding sequence ATGCGCGGGTTTTGGGCGGCTGTGTTGTTGATCCTCGTCGGCGTCCCCGCTGCCGAAGCGCAGACCTGGCCATCGCGCCCCATTACGCTGGTGGTTCCGTTTCCGCCGGGCGGCTCGACCGATGCCGCTGCCCGGATCATGGCCGAGCGGATGCGCGCGCCGCTCGGGCAATCCGTGGTGATCGAGAATGTCGGCGGCGCCGGCGGCAGCATCGGGGTCGGGCGCGTCGCGCGCGCGGCGCCTGACGGTTACACCTTCGACATCGGCCAGTGGGACACCCATGTCGGCAGCATCATCTACAAGCTCGATTACGACCTCGAAAAGGATTTTGAGCCGATCGCGCTGATTTCCAACAATCCGCAGCTGATGGTCGCCAAGAACGACCTGCCGGCGAATACGCTTGGCGAACTCGTGACCTGGATGAAGGCGAACCCCGGCAAGATCAACTTCGTCAACCAGAACGCGGCGGCCAATGTCTCCGGCGTGCTGTTCGAGAACCTGACCAAGCAGAAAGTGCAGTTCATTCCGTACCGCGGCGCCGGGCCGGCGATGACCGACCTGATGTCGGGCACGGTGGATTTGCTGGTGGTGCAAGGGGCGGTGGCGCTGCCGCAGATCCGCGCCGGCAAGATCAAGGCGCTCGCCAATCTCTCGCCGCAGCGTTCGGCCTCGATGCCTGACATTCCGACCGCCGACGAGACCGGCGTCGCCGGCCTCTATATGTCGGGCTGGTTCGGCTTTTGGGCGCCGAAGGGGACGCCGAAGGAGATCATCGCGAGACTCAATGCCGCGACAACCGAGGCGCTCGCGGACTCCGCGATCCAGAAACGGTTCACGGAACTGGGCCTCGACGTCGCGCCCCGCGCCCAGCAGACGCCGGAAGGGCTGGCCGCGTTCCAGAAGACCGAGATCGAAAAATGGTGGCCGATCATCAAGGAAGCCGGCATCGGCGCGCAGGCGCAATAG
- a CDS encoding CDP-alcohol phosphatidyltransferase family protein, whose protein sequence is MTPFDPQNPQMRRRRFRPIPVRMLVPNFITLLAICAGLTAIRLSTEGRMDLAVYAIVFAAVLDGVDGRVARMIKGQSKFGAELDSLADFVNFGVAPGLILYFWQLHELNNGGWIAAMVFAISGGLRLARFNASIDDPDKSAFAANYFTGVPAPGGAILALLPVYLAFLGIPRAPAVLTAAYTLLIAFLMVSRLPVFSGKSVKMRVPPEMVLPVFVSVVFFIALLIGYPWYILSICSVLYLISLPLGWKSYRDQERLAASAAAATTAGAAAPTTTTAASAFAPAPSDTEDERPTRLN, encoded by the coding sequence ATGACGCCCTTCGACCCCCAAAATCCGCAAATGCGCCGCCGCCGGTTTCGCCCGATCCCGGTGCGAATGCTGGTGCCGAACTTCATCACCTTGCTGGCGATCTGCGCCGGGCTGACGGCGATTAGGCTGTCGACCGAAGGACGGATGGATCTCGCGGTCTACGCCATCGTGTTTGCGGCCGTGCTCGACGGGGTCGATGGCCGCGTCGCGCGCATGATCAAGGGCCAGTCGAAGTTCGGTGCCGAACTCGACAGCCTCGCGGACTTCGTCAATTTCGGCGTCGCGCCCGGCCTGATCCTGTACTTCTGGCAGTTGCACGAACTCAACAATGGCGGCTGGATCGCGGCGATGGTGTTTGCGATCTCGGGCGGCCTGCGGCTGGCGCGCTTCAACGCCTCGATCGACGATCCCGACAAGTCGGCCTTTGCGGCGAATTATTTCACCGGCGTGCCGGCGCCGGGCGGCGCGATCCTGGCGCTGCTGCCGGTCTATCTCGCCTTCCTCGGCATTCCCCGAGCGCCGGCCGTGCTGACCGCGGCCTATACGCTTCTGATCGCATTCCTGATGGTGTCGCGGCTGCCGGTATTTTCAGGCAAATCGGTGAAGATGCGGGTGCCGCCGGAGATGGTGCTGCCGGTATTCGTCTCGGTGGTGTTCTTCATCGCGCTCTTGATCGGCTATCCCTGGTACATCCTGTCGATCTGCTCGGTGCTGTATCTGATAAGCCTGCCGCTGGGATGGAAGTCGTATCGCGATCAAGAGCGCCTTGCGGCGTCCGCCGCGGCGGCGACGACGGCCGGTGCTGCCGCACCGACGACGACGACGGCGGCTTCGGCATTTGCGCCAGCGCCAAGCGATACCGAGGACGAACGGCCGACGAGGCTGAACTGA
- a CDS encoding RraA family protein has product MNKAVTAPLPASVLEALGRYDTPTICNAMEIVAPERRLIGYTTKPLVCPFPDLPPMVGYARTVTIRSVLKSGLPADEQAKRRIEYYEYVGTGFGPRITVIQDIDGEDVGYGAFWGEVQSNVHKALGCLGVITDGSIRDIPQWAPGFQALAGSIGPSHAWVHAENFGGEVRVAGMTVRSDDLIHADSHGAIVIPHDIAAKVPDACELCARRETPILEIARSKDFSLEKLKAALKKSAEIH; this is encoded by the coding sequence GTGAACAAAGCCGTTACAGCCCCGCTGCCCGCGTCCGTCCTCGAAGCGCTGGGGCGGTACGACACGCCGACGATCTGCAATGCGATGGAAATCGTCGCGCCCGAGCGCCGGCTGATCGGCTACACCACCAAACCGCTGGTCTGCCCGTTTCCCGATCTGCCGCCGATGGTCGGCTATGCTCGCACCGTGACGATCCGCTCGGTGCTGAAGTCGGGCCTGCCGGCCGATGAGCAAGCCAAGCGCCGCATCGAATATTACGAATATGTCGGCACCGGATTTGGGCCCCGCATCACCGTGATCCAGGACATCGACGGCGAAGACGTCGGCTACGGCGCGTTCTGGGGCGAGGTTCAGAGCAACGTACACAAGGCGCTGGGTTGTCTCGGCGTCATCACCGACGGCTCGATCCGCGACATCCCGCAATGGGCGCCGGGCTTTCAGGCGCTGGCCGGATCGATCGGACCGTCGCACGCCTGGGTGCATGCGGAAAATTTCGGCGGCGAAGTCCGCGTTGCCGGCATGACGGTGCGCTCGGACGATCTCATTCACGCCGACAGCCATGGCGCGATCGTGATCCCGCACGATATCGCTGCGAAAGTTCCCGATGCCTGCGAACTCTGCGCCCGCCGCGAAACGCCGATTCTGGAAATCGCCCGCAGCAAGGATTTCTCGCTCGAGAAGCTGAAAGCGGCGCTGAAGAAATCGGCGGAGATTCACTGA